The following nucleotide sequence is from Acidimicrobiales bacterium.
GATGGAGGGCCACGAACCGGTCGCTCCAACCGCCGCAAGGGTGCCGAACAAGACGAGGGGGAAGATCACCACGTAGGGATCCCATGGACTGGCCACCGAGGCCCCTACATCGGGATTCCACGGTGTTGACAACACGATCTCAAGAAGGCCCATACACGAAGCCGCCCACAATGCTGGCCAAGCTCCTGCTCGGCGGCGTACTACCCACACCACACCGAGGGCCGACAGCCCATTGATCAACGCAGCCCCGACGAAATCGGCACGCCCACCGCTACCAAGAACGCGCGCAACGGCCGAAAGCAAGTAGAAGAGGGCGGGCCCCGGATGATTCCATCCGAAGCGGTCATAGGGTCCGACAAGCTGATTGAACCGAAGCGCGTCGAGAACGCGAACATCGGTCAGCGCCAAGTCACCCCATAGGAAGACGTGACCGGAGGAGGCAAGGAAACGCCCCATTGCAATGGCAAAAGGGGCGACCACTACAGCCATAGCAAGTGTTCCAACGTCCATCCATCCACGAAAAGATGCCCAGGAACGAAAGCGCGACCCGCCAGTCACCGCAGAATTCCACCCCTTCGCGAAGCTTGACAGCCACTTTAGTCAACAAGTGTCGAACGGTCTCTCTGATCAGTTTCGCCAACTCCAGACTTCCGCGCGGTCCAGGGTGGATGCCACCGGGGCCGACCCACTTGGGAGTGTGCCATTCGATGTCTCCCCAATCCCCGGGCTCACCATCCAGGCGGACTACGACCCGAATTGGAATCCGACCGGCGTCACGATCACCAACAAGCAGTTGGCCGCCGTTCCCCTCGATCCTCATGAATTCCACGGCGAGTGGGACTACGCCATTACCGCTCAATCAAACGAGGCGTAAGCGCTTACCCCGGTGAGCAGGGAGTTCGTCAAGACTGGGGAGGCGACCGGTGCCGGGCCGGTGACAAATGGGAAGTAGCACATTGAGCAGCCGGCTAAGGCCGGCAGTGGCGGCGGAGCGGCTGAACCCGGAGACCGGCCCGGCTCACACCAGCAGGCGGAACAGGGGGCTGTCGGGCGGCACCAGCTGGGCGTCGAGGCCGGACCGGGCGATGCGGTCGAGGAGGGGCCGGAGGTCGTCTCTGTCGCCGAGCTGGATCCCGACGAGCGCAGGGCCGAACTCCCGATCGTTCTTCTTGATGTACTCGAAGAGCACGATGTCGTCGGTGTCGCCCAGGCACTCGTCGAGAAACCGGCGCAGGGCGCCGGGGCGCTGCGGGAAGGCCACGACGAAGTAGTGCTTCAGGCCCTGGTGCACCAGGCTGCGCTCGATGATCTCGTCGTAGCGGGCCACGTCGTTGTTGCCGCCGCTCAAGATGCACACCACGGTACGGCCGGCGATCTCGGGGGCGATGTCGTCGAGCGCGGCCAGGGCGAGCGCCCCGGCGGGCTCGGCCACGATGCCGTCGGTCTGGTAGAGGTCGAGCTGCTCGGTGCACACCCGGCCCTCGGCCACCACCACCATGCGGGGGACGAGGTCGCACACGACGGCGAAGGTGAGCTCGCCCGGCGTGCGCACCACGGCGCCGTCGACGAAGTCGTCGGTGATGTCGATGGTCAGGCGCCGGCCGGCCTCGACCGAGCGCGCCATGGCCGGCGCCCCGGCGGGCTGCACGCCGACGATCGTGGTGGGCGCCCCGAGCCCGTCGAGGGCGACGGCGATGCCCGACACGAGCCCGCCCCCGCCGATGGGGACGGTCATGACGTCCGGCGCCGCGCCGAGCTGGTCGAGCACCTCGAGGGCGATGGTCCCCTGGCCCGCGATCGTGGCGGGGTGGTCGAAGGTGGGCACCACCGTGGCCCCCGTCTCCCCGGCGAAGGCGAAGGCGGCGGCGTTGGCGTCGTCGAAGCTCTCCCCGGCGAAGCGCACGTCCACCAGGGCGCCGGCCAGGGCCCGGATGCGGGCCACCTTCTGGCGCGGGGTGCGGTCGGGCAGGAAGACGGCCCCACGCACGCCGAGGTGGCGGCAGCTCCAGGCCACGCCCTGGCCGTGGTTGCCGGCACTGGCGCACACCACCCCGGCCGCCAGGGCGTCGGCCGACAGGCCGGCGATGAAGTTGTAGGCGCCCCGGATCTTGTACGAGCGGACGGCCTGGAGGTCCTCGCGCTTCAGGTACACCTCGGCGCCGGTGCGCTGCGACAGCCGGTCGCTGCGCTGCAGCGGCGTGGTGACGCCGACGGGCCGGAGGCGCTCGGCGGCGGCCCGGACGTCGTCGAGGCCGACCCGTTCGCGCCACCCTGCACCCGACGCCGCCACGGAGGAGACACTACGGGCACGACGCCGGCGCGGGGGCGAGCCCGGGACCGGCAGCCTCAGCCCAGGGCGCCGGCGAGCAGCGGCACCACCTCGCGCCAGTCACCGACGATGGCCACATCGGCCCATTCCATGATCCTGGCCTCGGGGTCGGTGTTGACGACGACGATGGTGCCCGCCCCACGCGCCCCCACGATGTGGTTGAACTTCCCCGACACCCCCACGGCCACGTAGAGGGCCGGGGCCACGCTGTGCCCGGTGATGCCGATCTGCCGGGCCCGGGGCAGCCACCCCTTGTCGGTCACCTTGCGCGAGGCCCCGAGCTGCGCCCCCAGGACCTTCAGCAGGGGCTCGAGGCTGCCGTACTCCTCGGGGGGGACCCCCTGGCCCACGGCCACGACCGTGCGCGCCGCCAGCAGCGCCTCGACCTCGTCGTCGCGGCCGGCGTCGGTGACCTCGACGCGGCCTCGGCTCGTCCCCGCCAGGTGCTCCACCGGCACCGGGGGTGCGGCGGACCGTGCGGCGCGCAGGGGCAGGACGCCGGGGCGCACCGTCGCCATCTGCACGGGCGACGTGCACGAGATGGCCGCCACCAGGCTCCCGCCGAAGGCCGGCTTCCAGGCCACCAGGCGGCCGTCCTCGACCCCGAAGCCCACGGCGTCGCCGGTCAGGCCCGACCGCGTGCGGGCGGCGGTCCGGGCCGCCACCTCGCGTCCCCACAGCGTCCCGGGGGCGAGCACCGCCCACGGCGCGGTCTCGGCGCACCACCGGGCGAGGACCTCGGCCACGTCCTCCTCCACCGCCGTGCCCGTCAGGGCCAGCGCCCGGTCCGCGCCCCAGGCGGCCAGCTCGCCGGGACCCGGGAGCTCGGGCCCGACGGCGACGACCTGGCCGTCGAGGCGCCGGGCGAGGTGGACGGCCGCGGCCAGCAGCTCGCGCGCCAGGCGCGGCCGGCCGGGCTCCACCACCACGGCGACCACCGGCGTCGACACCGGCCCCGGCGTCCCCGTCGGCGTCCCCGTCGGCGTCCCCGTCGGCGGTGCGGCGGCGGGGACGGGGCCCACGGCGTCGACACCGGGCTCGGCGCTGCCGTCGGCGTCGGTCGCCGCGCTCCCGGGGGCGTGGTGGTGACGGACGGCGTCGAGCGCACCCCACCGGTCCAGCAGGTCCACGGCCTGCGCCACCTGGGCGGCGACGTCACCGGACAGCACCACACGACGGCGCACCACGTCCATGGCGCGCACCTCGCCCACCACCGTCGGGCTCCCCGCCGCGCCCCACGGGCCGGGGCCCAGGTCGGCCGCCGACAGCCGGCGGATCCGCCCAGGGTCGACGTCGGCGCGCCCCTGGGGCGGGACCTTGCAGGGCTCGGTGAGCCGCTCGGCCACCGACAGCACCGCCGGCAGCGCCACCCGGGCGTCGCGCCAGCCGTCGTCGAGCTCACAGCGCACCGTCACGGACACACTCCCCACGGTGAGCTCCTTGACGCCGGCGGCGAAGGGCAGCCCCAGCAGCTCGGCCACCCCCGGGCCCACCTGGCCGGTGTCGGCGTCGATCGAGTTGCGCCCCGTCAGGACCAGGTCGAACGGGCCCTGGTGGCGCACGGCGGCGGCCAGGGCCGAGGCCGTGGCCAGGGTGTCGGAGCCGGCGAAGGCGGGGTCGGACACGAGCACGCCCTCGTCCGCGCCCCAGGCCACCGCCTCGCGCAGGGAATCCTCGGCCACGGGGGGCCCGAGGGTGAACACCACGCACCGGCCGCCGGTGTCCCGGGCGATCTCGACGCCCTTGCTGACGGCGCGGCGGCAATAGGCGTTCATCTCGAGCTCGACGCCGTCGCGCTTGAGCCGCCCGTCGGGGAGCAGCTCCAACTCCTCGACCTTCGGCACCTGCTTGACGAGGACGGCGACGTTCACGGCGTCCCCCCCGCCCGGCCGCCGCCCGCGATCGCTGACGCGGGCGTCAGTGTCATGGCCGAACAGTACCCGGGCGCCACGCCTACGGCAGGAGGCCGAGGCGCTGGGCGACGGCCGACATGTCGTCCCTGGCGGCGGCCAGATCGGGCTCGGCACAGGTGACCACCAGGCGGTCGACCCCCATCGCCACCAGCTTCTCCACCGTCTCGGGCGTCGTCGACGTGGACAGGGCGCTGATCGTCAGCTCGAGCGCGGAAGGGTCGCGGCCCGCCGCCTCGGTCTCCTGCACCAGGCGCGCCAGGGCCTGTTCGAGCTCCTCGCCCCACAGCCCGAGCGGCTGCCAGCCGTCGCCGCGGCGCGCCGCGCGCCGGACCGAGGCCTTCGTGTGCCCCCCGATGTGGATGGGGATCCCGCCCGGGCGGTAGGGCTTGGGGTGGGTGTGGGCGTGGGAGAACCGGAAGAACTCGCCCTCGAAGGAGGCGCCCTCGGGCTCGGTGTCGGCCCACAGGGCCCGCATCACGTCGATGCACTCGTCGGTGCGCCGGCCCCGGCTGTCGAAGTCGGTGCCGCACGCCTCGAGCTCCTCGCGCATCCAGCCCACGCCGATGCACAGGCGGACCCGGCCCTTCGACAGCCGGTCGACGGTGGCCAGGCGCTTGGCCATCACCACCGGGTGGTGTGCCGGGAGGACGAGCACGCCGGTGGAGAGCCCCAGGGTCGAGGTGACCCCGGCCAGGAAGGCCAGCGTGTCGACGGGGTCGGGGATGGCGCAGTCGTCGGGCAGGGGCATGCGTCCCGAGGGTGAATACGGGTACGTGCTGGTGGTGTTCCCGACCACGAGCGGGTGCTCGACGACCACGATGGACTCGAAGCCGATGGCCTCGACGTGCCGGGCGAAGCCGGCCATCCAGTCGGGGTCCGCGCACACCCCGGCCCGCACGGGCGGCAGGGCGGCGAGCTTCAGCGTGGTCACGCCGTCAACGCTGCGCCACGGGGCGGTCGTCGCGCCAGTCGACGTGCAGCTGGCGCTGGGCGAAGCACCACACCCCGCCCTCGCCCCCGGGACCGCCCCCGTCGTCGCCGGTGGTGCGCACGTACTCGTCGTGGTAGCGGACGGCCATGACGAGCAGCCGCCGCTCGCCGGCGCGCTCGTAGACGTGGTGGGCCAGGCACGTCGTCTCGCCCGTGGCCCGGTCGCGGTCACCGCCGGCGCCGAGCCCGACCACCTGGCCGCCCACCACGTGGGTGGTGCCGAGGTACCGGGCGAGGCCGTCGACCAGCGCGCCGCGGATCTCCTCGCGGCCGGTGCGGATCGTCGGCGAGCCCGGGGCGCCGGGGTCGAAGTGGGCGACGAGCCGGCCCGTGGGCGCGAAGAGCAGGGCGACGGCGTCGCTGTCGCGGTGGTCGACGTCGCGGGCGTAGGTGTCGACCAGGCGGCGCAGGGCCAGGCGATCGGCGATGTCACGCTGCACGTCGTCCACGGTCGACGCATCGTACGACCCGGGGGCGGCGGTGTCGCCGGGTGCGGCGACGGGAGCACTCCGGCATGCATGTGACCCGACCCCACGCATCGTGGTCGTTTTCGCCACGCAGCGTATGGTTGGCGCACCAACGGCGGAAGGACCGGCGGGCCAGCGACTTTGTGCCCTTCAGCACCCGATGCCCCCCGCCGATGGTCAGGCAGAAGGAGGCGGTGACCATGAGCCTGGGTGAGCGGTGCGACGAGATCGTGCGCCTGATCGACGAGACCTTCGCCGATCTGGGCATCGAGGCCGGCGGGGACGAGGACGGGCACGGCGCCTCCGTGACCGCGCTGGCGCCGGCGACCGCCCCCGGGAGCGACGGGTCGCGGCGCGTCCCCCGGGCCCTGGAGAAGCCGCGCCGGGCGGCGTCGGGCTTCTGACCTGCCGAGCAGGGCGGCGCCCCCCGCTCGGTCTTCACAGATAACCCACAGGGAACTCCGGCAGGCTGGGCGCAGGTCCCACCATGTCCGAGCCTTCCCGCATCCTGGTCGTCGACGACGAGCCGAGCATCACCGACCTCCTGGCCATGGCCCTGCGTTACGAGGGCATGGAGGTGGCGGTGACCCATCTCGGGCGCGAGGCGCTCGAGGCCATGACGACGTTCCGGCCCCACCTGGTGGTGCTCGACGTCATGCTCCCCGACCTGAGCGGGTTCGAGGTCCTCGAGCGCATGGGCCGCGACCGCATCGGCGGGCGGCTGCCCGTGCTCTTCCTGACGGCGCGCGACACCCTCGACGACAAGCTGCGCGGCTTCACGCTCGGCGGCGACGACTACATGACCAAGCCCTTCAGCGTCGAGGAGCTCATCGTGCGGGTGCGGGCCATCCTGCGTCGCGTCCACGGCGAGGGCGACGACGGCCGGCTCAGCGTGAGCGACCTCAGCCTCGACGAGGAGAGCCACGAGGTCTACCGGGGGTCGACCGCCGTCGAGCTCACCCCCACCGAGTTCAAGCTGCTGCACTACCTCATGCTCAACACCGGGCGCGTGGTGTCGAAGTCGCAGATCCTCGACCGCGTGTGGAACTACGACTTCGACGGCAACGCCAACGTCGTGGAGATCTACATCAGCTACCTGCGCAAGAAGAT
It contains:
- the ilvA gene encoding threonine ammonia-lyase IlvA; this translates as MAASGAGWRERVGLDDVRAAAERLRPVGVTTPLQRSDRLSQRTGAEVYLKREDLQAVRSYKIRGAYNFIAGLSADALAAGVVCASAGNHGQGVAWSCRHLGVRGAVFLPDRTPRQKVARIRALAGALVDVRFAGESFDDANAAAFAFAGETGATVVPTFDHPATIAGQGTIALEVLDQLGAAPDVMTVPIGGGGLVSGIAVALDGLGAPTTIVGVQPAGAPAMARSVEAGRRLTIDITDDFVDGAVVRTPGELTFAVVCDLVPRMVVVAEGRVCTEQLDLYQTDGIVAEPAGALALAALDDIAPEIAGRTVVCILSGGNNDVARYDEIIERSLVHQGLKHYFVVAFPQRPGALRRFLDECLGDTDDIVLFEYIKKNDREFGPALVGIQLGDRDDLRPLLDRIARSGLDAQLVPPDSPLFRLLV
- a CDS encoding FAD-binding protein — its product is MNVAVLVKQVPKVEELELLPDGRLKRDGVELEMNAYCRRAVSKGVEIARDTGGRCVVFTLGPPVAEDSLREAVAWGADEGVLVSDPAFAGSDTLATASALAAAVRHQGPFDLVLTGRNSIDADTGQVGPGVAELLGLPFAAGVKELTVGSVSVTVRCELDDGWRDARVALPAVLSVAERLTEPCKVPPQGRADVDPGRIRRLSAADLGPGPWGAAGSPTVVGEVRAMDVVRRRVVLSGDVAAQVAQAVDLLDRWGALDAVRHHHAPGSAATDADGSAEPGVDAVGPVPAAAPPTGTPTGTPTGTPGPVSTPVVAVVVEPGRPRLARELLAAAVHLARRLDGQVVAVGPELPGPGELAAWGADRALALTGTAVEEDVAEVLARWCAETAPWAVLAPGTLWGREVAARTAARTRSGLTGDAVGFGVEDGRLVAWKPAFGGSLVAAISCTSPVQMATVRPGVLPLRAARSAAPPVPVEHLAGTSRGRVEVTDAGRDDEVEALLAARTVVAVGQGVPPEEYGSLEPLLKVLGAQLGASRKVTDKGWLPRARQIGITGHSVAPALYVAVGVSGKFNHIVGARGAGTIVVVNTDPEARIMEWADVAIVGDWREVVPLLAGALG
- a CDS encoding LLM class F420-dependent oxidoreductase; this encodes MTTLKLAALPPVRAGVCADPDWMAGFARHVEAIGFESIVVVEHPLVVGNTTSTYPYSPSGRMPLPDDCAIPDPVDTLAFLAGVTSTLGLSTGVLVLPAHHPVVMAKRLATVDRLSKGRVRLCIGVGWMREELEACGTDFDSRGRRTDECIDVMRALWADTEPEGASFEGEFFRFSHAHTHPKPYRPGGIPIHIGGHTKASVRRAARRGDGWQPLGLWGEELEQALARLVQETEAAGRDPSALELTISALSTSTTPETVEKLVAMGVDRLVVTCAEPDLAAARDDMSAVAQRLGLLP
- a CDS encoding nuclear transport factor 2 family protein, which encodes MDDVQRDIADRLALRRLVDTYARDVDHRDSDAVALLFAPTGRLVAHFDPGAPGSPTIRTGREEIRGALVDGLARYLGTTHVVGGQVVGLGAGGDRDRATGETTCLAHHVYERAGERRLLVMAVRYHDEYVRTTGDDGGGPGGEGGVWCFAQRQLHVDWRDDRPVAQR
- a CDS encoding response regulator transcription factor; the encoded protein is MSEPSRILVVDDEPSITDLLAMALRYEGMEVAVTHLGREALEAMTTFRPHLVVLDVMLPDLSGFEVLERMGRDRIGGRLPVLFLTARDTLDDKLRGFTLGGDDYMTKPFSVEELIVRVRAILRRVHGEGDDGRLSVSDLSLDEESHEVYRGSTAVELTPTEFKLLHYLMLNTGRVVSKSQILDRVWNYDFDGNANVVEIYISYLRKKIDSLGPRLIHTIRGVGYCLRTSPE